One genomic region from Oncorhynchus keta strain PuntledgeMale-10-30-2019 chromosome 33, Oket_V2, whole genome shotgun sequence encodes:
- the LOC118370490 gene encoding choline-phosphate cytidylyltransferase A-like isoform X1 translates to MEAEAHSCHRLPGKTSRKRRRDEINGDMAGEQAVKVRRSTVGLTDPAPFADQLEPVTAPYVRVSMEEACQGTPQERPVRVYADGIFDMFHSGHARALMQAKGLFPNTHLIVGVCSDDLTHNLKGFTVMNEDERYDTVSHCRYVDEIVRNAPWTLTPEFLADHRIDFVAHDDYPYSSAGSDDVYKHIKAAGMFAPTQRTEGISTSDIITRIVRDYDVYARRNLQRGYTAKELNVSFINEKKYHLQERVDKVKKRVKDVEERSKEFVQKVETKSIDLIQKWEEKSREFIANFLQMFGPEGALKHMLKEGKGRMLQAISPRQSPNSSPTRERSPSPPPSFRLPFFTKTSPPSSPHHLSGADRISEDDD, encoded by the exons CGACGATCCACAGTG ggTCTGACAGATCCAGCCCCATTTGCTGACCAGCTAGAACCAGTTACCGCTCCGTACGTGCGTGTCAGTATGGAGGAGGCATGCCAGGGCACCCCAC AAGAGCGTCCAGTGCGGGTATATGCAGATGGAATCTTTGACATGTTCCATTCCGGCCACGCCCGAGCACTGATGCAAGCCAAGGGGCTCTTCCCAAACACCCATCTAATTGTCGGAG TATGCAGTGACGACCTGACGCACAACTTAAAGGGCTTCACCGTAATGAACGAGGACGAACGCTACGACACCGTCAGTCATTGTCGCTATGTTGATGAGATCGTACGGAACGCACCATGGACGCTCACGCCGGAGTTCCTGGCTGACCACAGG ATTGACTTTGTCGCCCATGACGATTACCCATATTCTTCTGCAGGAAGTGACGATGTTTACAAGCACATCAAGGCGGCAG GCATGTTCGCACCCACACAGCGGACAGAAGGCATCTCTACTTCTGACATCATCACCCGTATTGTCCGCGACTACGACGTGTACGCACGCAGAAACCTGCAGAGAGGCTACACTGCCAAAGAGCTCAATGTCAGTTTCATCAAT GAGAAGAAGTACCACCTGCAGGAGCGTGTGGACAAAGTGAAGAAGAGGGTGAAGGATGTGGAGGAGCGATCCAAAGAGTTTGTACAGAAGGTAGAGACAAAGAGCATCGACCTGATCCAGAAGTGGGAAGAGAAGTCCCGAGAGTTCATCGCCAACTTCCTTCAAATGTTTGGCCCAGAGGGAGCACTG aAGCACATGCTAAAGGAGGGGAAGGGGCGGATGCTGCAAGCCATAAGCCCCAGGCAGAGCCCCAACAGCAGCCCGACCAGAGAGCGCTCACCCTCTCCGCCGCCCTCCTTCCGTCTGCCCTTCTTCACCAagacctcccctccctcttcgcCCCACCACCTCAGTGGAGCAGACCGCATAAGCGAGGATGACGATTAG